A single Nostoc sp. PCC 7107 DNA region contains:
- a CDS encoding SDR family oxidoreductase: MKIQGNVALITGASRGIGKAIALALAQQGMKKLILIARDRQKLTEVAEEIEALGTEAVIMTLDLTRATEVNIAVAQLWRNHGPIHLLVNCAGVAYQTSFLRSKLFQVQEELSVNLLGMYTLTSLIARRMASQRQGIIVNVSSLMGKVAAPTMATYSATKFAILGFTQALRQELAEYNIQVKALLPSLTDTDMVRDLQLFRWVIPMTPQQVAQALIVGLQNDAPEILVGWQSHLAVWCQRLAPWLLELILKIATPPKQQHVVEKPSLLSRINRFCDSFFSRNMDSLLSPRKS; the protein is encoded by the coding sequence ATGAAGATTCAAGGTAATGTTGCTCTAATAACAGGGGCTTCTCGTGGTATTGGTAAAGCGATCGCCCTAGCGCTGGCGCAACAAGGAATGAAAAAGCTAATTTTAATCGCACGCGATCGCCAAAAATTAACTGAAGTCGCGGAAGAAATCGAAGCGCTGGGAACAGAAGCCGTCATCATGACACTAGATTTAACTCGCGCCACTGAAGTAAATATTGCTGTAGCGCAACTATGGCGCAATCATGGCCCAATTCATCTACTGGTAAACTGTGCAGGAGTTGCATATCAAACTTCATTCTTGCGTTCTAAACTTTTCCAAGTGCAAGAAGAACTTTCGGTGAATTTGTTGGGAATGTATACCCTCACTAGTTTGATTGCTCGACGGATGGCTAGTCAAAGACAAGGGATAATTGTCAATGTCTCTAGTTTAATGGGGAAAGTCGCTGCACCGACGATGGCAACATATTCAGCCACCAAGTTTGCCATCTTAGGATTTACCCAAGCCTTACGCCAAGAACTAGCCGAGTACAATATTCAAGTCAAAGCCTTATTACCTTCTCTCACCGACACAGATATGGTGCGCGACTTGCAACTATTCCGTTGGGTGATCCCTATGACACCGCAACAAGTAGCGCAAGCATTGATAGTCGGATTGCAGAATGATGCACCAGAAATTTTAGTAGGATGGCAAAGTCATCTAGCTGTGTGGTGTCAACGCCTCGCCCCTTGGTTGCTGGAGTTGATTTTAAAAATCGCCACACCACCAAAACAGCAGCACGTTGTTGAAAAACCCAGTCTATTAAGCAGAATCAATCGTTTCTGCGATTCCTTCTTTTCGAGGAATATGGATTCGTTGCTGTCTCCACGTAAGTCTTAA
- a CDS encoding ComEA family DNA-binding protein translates to MHNWLPLNFKLQKLRAKLLNDPYYRLQSGEEIQIAAQLGIRIDANQATVDDWLRLPGLSIHQARSLVELSRSGVKFYCIEDIAAALSLPVPRLKPLEPLLHFVYYDNESLVHSTHLVNPNTATVEMLEQTPFIDVSLAQAVVENRLTCGAYRNLADFQQRLQLSAEAIAQLMYFLRF, encoded by the coding sequence ATGCACAATTGGCTACCTTTAAACTTCAAGTTACAAAAACTTCGCGCCAAATTGCTCAATGATCCTTACTATCGGTTGCAATCTGGCGAAGAAATTCAAATAGCGGCACAATTGGGGATTCGCATTGATGCGAATCAAGCAACGGTGGATGATTGGTTGCGCTTACCGGGTTTGTCAATTCACCAGGCGCGATCGCTTGTCGAACTTTCCCGTTCTGGGGTTAAATTTTACTGTATCGAAGATATTGCCGCAGCGTTGAGTTTACCTGTGCCGCGTCTCAAGCCATTAGAACCACTACTGCATTTTGTTTACTATGACAATGAATCTCTGGTTCATTCCACTCATTTAGTTAACCCAAATACCGCCACAGTCGAGATGTTGGAGCAAACGCCATTTATTGATGTATCTCTGGCTCAAGCTGTGGTGGAAAATCGCCTAACATGTGGAGCATACCGTAATTTAGCCGATTTTCAGCAAAGATTACAGTTGTCTGCCGAAGCGATCGCTCAATTAATGTATTTTCTGCGATTTTAA
- a CDS encoding NINE protein, with protein MLTKRKSRSIAAVLAFSGTLTISGLHKFYLGQPLWGILYVLLSWTPIPKVASAIEGVWYLAQDEEAFDRNFNQGKSPVKFSQQTSNQVESIAKALRELDTLRQDGLISEYEFEQKRRQLLDQIS; from the coding sequence ATGTTAACGAAACGCAAAAGCCGCAGTATCGCCGCTGTTCTAGCTTTTTCTGGTACACTAACCATTTCAGGCTTACACAAGTTTTATTTGGGACAGCCATTGTGGGGGATTTTATATGTTCTGCTTTCTTGGACACCAATCCCCAAGGTAGCTAGTGCTATTGAAGGTGTTTGGTATTTAGCCCAAGATGAAGAAGCTTTTGACCGAAATTTTAATCAGGGTAAGTCACCCGTCAAGTTTTCTCAACAAACAAGTAATCAAGTGGAAAGCATCGCCAAAGCTTTGCGTGAGTTAGATACACTCCGCCAAGATGGTTTGATTTCGGAATATGAATTTGAGCAAAAGCGCCGCCAGCTGCTCGACCAAATTTCTTGA